Below is a window of Lytechinus variegatus isolate NC3 chromosome 4, Lvar_3.0, whole genome shotgun sequence DNA.
TCTGGACACATGCTGTAAATGGCGGAAAATGTCTACATCTGTCGGACAGAAGTGTGTGTTTGCTAAACGGCTTCTTAATGTATGATAATCTTTAAACCACCAAATCATATGAGTGACAATTATTGTTCAAAATGATATTATGTGATTCGTATAGGCTTTGTACAATACTGTATTCGTGGTATTAGGCAATTGAGAATCATAGCAACCCAAGATAAGAATTACAAATtgtgatttcatgaaaaatatgagaaCGATCAGTCATGAAGGACTTAAAACAAATGGCGTAGATGTACATGCTCCTTGAACCGATGTGCTATAAGCTAAAACATAAACATTAGACCCTGTTACAAATAACGAAAACGGCGAATAATAACATGCAATCACAATTATCATTGTGCTCATAaacctaaacatgctaaatgtaGAACTCTGGAGAACCGCTCAAAATATTAAAACCTATTACGGACTGTATCTTCTTTGTGTAATAATAGGGCTAACTCGGTCAAGATGGGTTTTTTAAGCAAAACGATATAAACCTGGGCACGCTTTTGATACAGTCACGACCGTCATTTTCTTTTGAGATAAACACGTCACCACACAACAactgaacaaaatgctatgTATGTAAGCTACCAGGTACTTATTTCTCGACATTTGTGTCGTGCATGCAGAGAGAATAGAATCAAACAACATGGTTGAGtgatcaattttattcatttgagtAGATACACGtcataaagaagaagaaacactCGATACTTTTTTCTAAGATGAAGGGGACAAGGTCAAGAGCTGTCATTtgttataatcataataacctTTCGATTCATCTCTTCTCGGTCATTACTGTTTCAATTTAAGCacggaaagggaaaaaaggacaACCCATGCATCTTCCATAACTACATGTAGTCAGTGGTATCAAGTATTGATGATTATTGGTTTCAACGAACTTATTCATGTTCGATCTAAATAAAGTTTAACGCTACACGTTTGactataattcaataaaaatggccATCGATATATTAATACGTTGTAAAGATGTTAGAGGGACAATACATTGAGTGTTGACACTTCATCTTAAAGAACAATCTGAGAATTAGTTAGATCAATCTATCggtaaaataaatcatacattGATAATTCAGCCAAAAAGTGAAATTCCATCCAAATTTTTCCGGAAAGAACTTCATGTAAAAGCACGTAACATCTTTGCATTATCTAAAGAGGCTGCCCCTAAGTTCACAAGTACTGCGCGAAGAATTGTGGGCTGTAAGCATAAGTTGTGAAACGGTGACCTTGGCAACGCTCAAATATTATTCCAAGCATGGTTATGCAGGTGTGAAATACTTTTCATCTATCTTCCAAAAGCAACAATGTTGACAATGACGGGGAACAAAGGTAAAATCTAGATGTTTGACGTTGTCAGTGTTTCCAACATTTCAAACTGATGCAATATCCAATTGACAAAACATTCCATGTGCATGTAACGCCAATTAAGACGGCAAGGCGAAATCAATTTCAGTTACTGGAAAATCCACTTGTTACTTCCACCTGGTTGTTTTATGGCAATATCCAGATATTGTACACAAGGACACCACTGACGAATTGTAAAAACGCAGACAGGTTTGACAAAAAGATTATATTCCAAGAACTGATTTCCATTTGATCACAGAATGTTCACAAAAATAGGACACAAAATCTAGTTATTTAGTAGAAAACATCGAATGTGATGGCCTTATTCTCCGGCAACCTCCCCAAGTTCCCTTCTCCAAATCACAGTTGCTTTACTTGAAATTCcgccaaaatgacggaaaaggAGCTCCCAAGACTTTCCCCAGTCATAACTTTAACAAGATAGCGTGCTGATGATACAAGTTGTGAAGAAAAAGAGACACCAGCTTGACGGGTGTCATGTTTTTAAAAACGCAACTGAACTTGTTCTTTCTCGTAGTGAGGCTTCCCTCCTCATTCGTTTTTGCTGTCTTTCCTCAAAGTTTGATTTGAGTACCCAAACTATGAGTCCTATGAACGCACTGACGGCCAGTAAACAGATAATGACCGATTCGTACTCTGCCTTCGGAGGTAGCTCTGCGTAATAGCTGTTCTTAAAGCCCGGTTCGTTCCCGGGCTCTTCGACAACCGAGCCTTGCCGGGACATACCCGGTGCTGCCGTGCTGTTTACTGGTAGAACCATGATACACACGAGTAGCGCTGTAACCCACCTGTGGAATGTCATTTGTGCCGCTGGACTTATAGCCAGCTTCGACTCACATCGTCCCCGAGGCCTCCCCTCTCGGGCCTCCCCCGTTAATCGTCTTACCGAGTGAAAAGCGGAAGGGATCGCTCTTGAGACACCACTCACTAAGTTGAACATGAGACGTCCAACTCTTACATCTGTCCATTGGGGAAATGTTGGACGCAGTCGAGTGTGGAACACAACATGGTCCTTCTCGTCGGGTGCACCGTGGCTGGGTAGTTGACATCGTGGCGTCTCAAACTTGGCGCCACCATCATCACGGCTCGCGACACTGGACGTAAAATTTGATCGAGAGAGCCTGTCAGGTGCATCGCTTGCCAACACCATATCTCTATGTAGTCTGATATTCAACGAATCCCTCTTCAATAATCTATCATCTTTGTATGACTCTGTATTCGTGTAAGAGTTAGAGGAAGTATCTATGAGAGATGAAGTGTTCGAATGTAGATACGTCTCATCATCCTGTCGACTGTGGTGTATATGAAGCTGTTGAGTGCTTCCCGCGTCTTCCTGTCCAGCTACCAGCCTTGTCGCCTTCTCGCGATGTCTCCGAGACCACCTCTTAAGCAGAGCCCTCCTTCGGTGGAGGCAGCAACAGAAATGAGTCAATTCACCGCGATTTGGCGACTTACAACACGACA
It encodes the following:
- the LOC121413672 gene encoding uncharacterized protein LOC121413672 yields the protein MEQLQPYWGVSRRTGRTVKQNGSPTNQIPFYTNARPMTQSVTSPVTRVSCCKSPNRGELTHFCCCLHRRRALLKRWSRRHREKATRLVAGQEDAGSTQQLHIHHSRQDDETYLHSNTSSLIDTSSNSYTNTESYKDDRLLKRDSLNIRLHRDMVLASDAPDRLSRSNFTSSVASRDDGGAKFETPRCQLPSHGAPDEKDHVVFHTRLRPTFPQWTDVRVGRLMFNLVSGVSRAIPSAFHSVRRLTGEAREGRPRGRCESKLAISPAAQMTFHRWVTALLVCIMVLPVNSTAAPGMSRQGSVVEEPGNEPGFKNSYYAELPPKAEYESVIICLLAVSAFIGLIVWVLKSNFEERQQKRMRREASLRERTSSVAFLKT